In Flavivirga abyssicola, the following are encoded in one genomic region:
- a CDS encoding DUF4249 domain-containing protein, whose product MNTYLKLTILFLVMSLASCEDVIDVEVQTAPSRLVIEASLDWEKGTTGSDQTIKLSESTPYFDTTTNTSVANASVKVTNDDDGTEFIFTHQGNGEYVITNFEPIVNQSYTLEVIYNGETYTANETLTSVVDIDHITQSIEGGFDDEELEVNVFFTDPEAEENYYLFKFQRRGDLLPVLEDGDDEFSNGREISWWHEEEEDEDTDEIEAFRPGDIIDISFFGISEAYSNYVGILIEQSEGTGLFSTTPVPLRGNCINTTTPDNYAFGYFRLTQVVKTSYTFQ is encoded by the coding sequence ATGAATACATATCTTAAATTAACCATACTTTTTTTAGTGATGTCATTAGCATCATGTGAAGATGTCATAGACGTAGAGGTACAAACTGCCCCTAGCAGATTAGTTATTGAAGCCTCTCTTGATTGGGAAAAAGGAACTACAGGAAGCGATCAAACTATAAAGTTAAGTGAATCAACACCTTATTTTGATACAACCACTAATACAAGTGTTGCGAATGCTTCTGTTAAAGTTACTAATGATGATGATGGCACTGAATTTATTTTCACACATCAAGGTAATGGCGAATATGTAATTACCAATTTTGAGCCTATAGTTAACCAATCTTATACCTTAGAAGTTATTTATAATGGTGAAACTTATACCGCAAATGAAACATTAACATCGGTTGTAGATATTGACCATATTACACAGTCAATAGAAGGTGGTTTTGATGATGAAGAATTAGAAGTGAATGTGTTTTTTACAGATCCGGAGGCAGAAGAAAATTATTATTTATTTAAGTTTCAAAGGCGTGGAGACTTATTACCAGTACTGGAAGATGGCGATGATGAGTTTTCTAATGGTAGGGAAATCTCTTGGTGGCATGAAGAAGAAGAAGATGAGGACACAGATGAAATTGAGGCTTTCAGACCTGGAGATATCATAGATATTTCATTTTTTGGTATTTCTGAAGCATACTCGAATTATGTAGGAATTCTTATCGAGCAATCTGAGGGTACAGGGCTTTTTAGTACAACCCCAGTGCCTTTAAGAGGGAACTGTATTAATACAACAACTCCAGATAATTATGCTTTTGGATATTTTAGATTAACACAGGTTGTAAAAACCAGTTATACGTTTCAGTAG
- the lpdA gene encoding dihydrolipoyl dehydrogenase, which produces MNSYDVAVIGSGPGGYVAAIRCAQLGMKTAIIEKYSTLGGTCLNVGCIPSKALLDSSHHYEDAVKHFEEHGIEIPGDIKVNLEKMIARKQAVVDQTTGGIDFLMKKNNIDVYQGLGSFKDATHITISGEEITEIEAKNTIIATGSKPSSLPFINIDKERVITSTEALKLKEIPKHLIVIGGGVIGLELGQVYKRLGAEVSVVEYMDRIIPTMDAGLSKELNKVLKKQKFKINASHKVKSVERVGDDVIVKADNKKGEEVEFKGDYCLVSVGRRPYTDGLNAEAAGVKLNDRGQVEVNDHLQTSASNIYAIGDVVKGAMLAHKAEEEGVFVAETIAGQKPHIDYNLIPGVVYTWPEVATVGKTEEQLKEAGVDYKKGQFPMRALGRSRASMDLDGFVKILADKTTDEILGVHMVGARAADMIAEAVVAMEYRASAEDVSRMSHAHPTFTEAIKEAALAATDDRALHI; this is translated from the coding sequence ATGAATTCATACGATGTAGCCGTAATTGGTTCAGGGCCTGGAGGATATGTAGCAGCGATCCGTTGTGCACAATTAGGAATGAAAACTGCCATTATAGAAAAGTATTCTACGCTTGGAGGTACTTGTTTAAATGTGGGTTGTATACCAAGTAAAGCACTTTTAGATTCTTCACATCATTATGAAGATGCTGTAAAGCATTTTGAAGAACACGGTATAGAAATACCAGGAGATATTAAGGTGAATTTAGAAAAAATGATTGCTCGTAAGCAGGCTGTGGTTGATCAGACTACTGGTGGTATTGATTTCTTAATGAAGAAAAACAATATTGATGTTTATCAAGGTTTAGGAAGTTTTAAAGACGCGACCCATATTACAATCTCTGGAGAAGAAATTACAGAAATAGAAGCAAAAAATACAATTATTGCGACTGGAAGTAAACCTTCAAGTTTACCATTTATAAATATTGACAAAGAGCGTGTTATAACATCAACAGAAGCTTTAAAACTCAAAGAAATACCAAAGCATTTAATTGTTATTGGTGGTGGTGTTATAGGTTTAGAACTTGGTCAGGTTTATAAAAGGTTAGGGGCTGAAGTTTCTGTTGTAGAATACATGGATCGTATTATTCCAACGATGGATGCGGGACTCTCCAAAGAACTTAATAAAGTTTTAAAGAAACAGAAATTCAAAATTAATGCTTCTCACAAAGTAAAATCTGTAGAGCGTGTTGGTGATGACGTTATTGTGAAAGCAGATAATAAAAAAGGGGAAGAAGTAGAATTTAAAGGAGATTATTGTTTAGTTTCTGTGGGACGTCGTCCTTATACAGATGGCTTAAACGCAGAAGCTGCTGGTGTAAAACTAAATGATAGAGGACAAGTTGAAGTAAATGACCATTTACAAACAAGTGCCTCTAATATTTATGCGATTGGAGATGTTGTAAAAGGAGCCATGTTAGCACATAAAGCTGAAGAAGAAGGTGTTTTTGTAGCAGAAACTATAGCTGGACAAAAACCACATATAGATTATAATTTAATCCCAGGAGTTGTGTATACATGGCCAGAGGTTGCTACTGTTGGAAAAACAGAAGAACAACTTAAAGAAGCTGGTGTAGACTATAAAAAAGGACAATTCCCAATGCGTGCTTTAGGTAGAAGTAGAGCGAGTATGGATTTAGATGGATTTGTAAAAATTCTTGCAGATAAAACAACAGATGAAATTTTAGGCGTGCATATGGTAGGTGCGCGAGCTGCAGATATGATTGCAGAAGCTGTTGTGGCTATGGAATATAGAGCATCTGCAGAAGATGTATCACGTATGTCTCATGCACATCCTACATTTACAGAAGCTATTAAAGAAGCAGCTTTGGCGGCTACCGATGATAGAGCTTTGCATATATAG
- a CDS encoding ankyrin repeat domain-containing protein, which yields MNRHQFIKSVGITSLIIPILPLLSFSKPQQEPQLNKALVEEFVRVSHGKFDMVKELLEEHPTLLNAAHDWGAGDFETGLGAASHVGNKDIVQYFLDKGAQANIFTAALFGKMDILKSMIEFSPSLINAKGPHGFTLLHHAKKGGDEALEVKEYLISLGLKETRIPLY from the coding sequence ATGAATCGCCATCAATTTATTAAGTCAGTTGGAATAACTTCTTTAATCATTCCAATATTACCATTGCTTTCTTTTAGTAAACCACAACAAGAACCTCAATTAAACAAAGCATTGGTTGAAGAATTTGTAAGGGTTTCACATGGTAAGTTTGATATGGTTAAAGAGCTACTTGAAGAGCATCCAACACTTCTTAATGCAGCTCATGATTGGGGGGCAGGTGATTTTGAAACAGGGTTGGGAGCCGCAAGCCATGTAGGGAATAAAGACATTGTGCAATACTTTTTAGACAAAGGCGCTCAGGCTAATATTTTTACAGCAGCACTATTTGGTAAAATGGATATTTTAAAATCTATGATTGAATTTTCCCCTAGCTTGATTAACGCAAAAGGCCCTCATGGTTTTACTTTACTACACCATGCCAAAAAAGGTGGGGACGAGGCTTTAGAAGTTAAAGAGTACTTAATTTCTTTAGGGTTAAAAGAAACAAGAATCCCACTTTATTAA
- a CDS encoding TonB-dependent receptor, with protein MKNLLVLFMLFSAVLSAQENYTVSGIIKEAKNGETAFGASVFLKGTSIGSISNEYGFFSITAPKGTYTLIVSYMGFENMRQEITLDQNQKVNFEMHEESTQLDEVVVVAEESERVSLKKPEMSVSKLNIKTVKQMPVVFGEVDVVKSLQMLPGVTKNGEGSSGFHVRGGAVDQNLVLLDEAIIYNTSHMLGFFSVFNADAIKDIKLYKGGIPARFGGRTSSVLDVRQKDGNSKNFALTGGIGLISSRLAVEGPVFNDKGSFLVAGRSSYINVFLAAADEKNRVGFYDLNLKTNYKLNDKNKLYLSGYFGRDSFKFGKSFSSSYGNASGNLRWNHIFNDRLFSNLSLIYSKYDYDLEITTEEFDWVSSINNYNVKYDLKYYANDKFKLDFGVSGIYYDFDPGQVRPTSETSAINPLSLDRKKAFESGLYVNAEHKLTDKLTVQYGLRYSAFSRLGGQSMTDYANNQPVVYNSLLGIYERGTAIGETAYDKGESIKNFGNIEPRASLAYQLNESSSVKAGYSRSAQYIHLLSNTTSVTPLDVWTTSGKFIKPQLSDQYAIGYFRNFNDKKYSLEVEGYYKTTDNRIDYIDGSDLIGTNNIETEILNGEARAYGLELLLRKNEGRFTGWISYTLSKAEQRTLGGNAGGPGINNGDWYNSAFDRTHDFSITGAYELNDKWTFSSNMVFQTGRPVTYPNGQYQYEGQSIASFAARNSDRLPAYHRLDISATYKPNRKPGNRWKGEWVFGIYNAYGRKNAASISFTQNEDLGINEATRTSIFGMMPAITYNFKF; from the coding sequence ATGAAAAATCTATTAGTATTATTTATGTTGTTTTCCGCAGTTTTATCGGCTCAGGAAAATTATACTGTCAGTGGTATAATTAAAGAGGCAAAAAATGGAGAAACTGCTTTTGGAGCATCAGTATTTTTAAAAGGAACCAGTATAGGGTCCATTAGTAATGAGTATGGATTCTTTTCCATTACTGCTCCAAAAGGCACTTATACTTTAATTGTTTCTTACATGGGATTCGAAAATATGCGTCAAGAAATAACTTTGGATCAGAACCAAAAAGTAAATTTTGAAATGCATGAAGAATCAACTCAATTAGATGAAGTTGTCGTCGTTGCAGAAGAAAGCGAACGGGTAAGTCTTAAGAAACCAGAAATGAGTGTTTCTAAATTGAATATAAAAACAGTAAAGCAAATGCCGGTGGTTTTTGGAGAAGTAGATGTTGTAAAATCGTTACAAATGCTCCCTGGGGTTACTAAAAATGGTGAAGGCAGTAGCGGATTTCATGTAAGAGGTGGTGCTGTAGATCAAAACCTGGTATTATTAGATGAAGCGATTATATACAATACCTCGCATATGCTAGGTTTCTTTTCTGTATTTAATGCAGATGCCATTAAGGATATTAAATTGTACAAAGGCGGAATACCTGCTCGTTTTGGAGGTAGAACATCGTCAGTATTAGACGTACGTCAAAAAGATGGAAATAGTAAAAACTTTGCGCTTACGGGTGGGATTGGTTTAATTTCCAGTAGGTTAGCTGTTGAAGGCCCTGTGTTTAATGACAAAGGCTCTTTTTTAGTGGCAGGAAGAAGTTCTTATATTAACGTGTTTTTAGCGGCTGCAGACGAAAAGAATAGAGTTGGGTTTTACGATTTAAACCTTAAAACAAATTATAAATTAAACGATAAAAACAAGCTATATCTGTCTGGGTATTTTGGTAGGGATTCTTTTAAGTTTGGTAAAAGTTTTTCTAGCAGTTATGGTAATGCTTCAGGTAATTTAAGATGGAATCATATTTTTAATGATCGTTTATTTTCTAACTTATCTTTAATTTACAGTAAGTATGATTACGATTTGGAAATTACTACCGAAGAATTTGATTGGGTGTCTTCAATTAATAATTATAATGTAAAGTATGATCTTAAATATTATGCTAATGATAAGTTTAAATTAGATTTTGGAGTCAGTGGAATTTATTATGATTTTGATCCTGGCCAAGTGCGTCCAACTTCGGAAACATCAGCTATAAACCCTTTATCACTAGATAGAAAAAAAGCATTTGAAAGTGGTTTATATGTTAATGCTGAGCATAAGCTAACGGATAAATTAACCGTGCAATATGGATTAAGATATAGTGCTTTTAGTCGTTTAGGAGGTCAGTCAATGACAGACTATGCTAACAATCAACCTGTCGTTTATAATAGTCTGTTGGGAATTTATGAGCGTGGTACAGCAATAGGAGAGACCGCTTATGATAAAGGAGAAAGCATTAAAAACTTTGGAAATATAGAACCTAGAGCGTCTTTAGCATATCAATTAAACGAATCATCTTCTGTAAAAGCAGGATATTCAAGATCTGCTCAATACATTCATTTATTATCAAATACAACTTCGGTAACACCTTTGGATGTGTGGACTACCAGTGGAAAGTTTATTAAACCTCAATTATCTGATCAATATGCAATTGGGTATTTTAGAAACTTTAATGATAAAAAGTATTCGCTAGAAGTTGAAGGGTATTATAAAACAACAGATAATAGAATAGATTACATTGATGGATCTGATTTAATAGGTACTAACAATATAGAAACAGAGATTTTAAACGGAGAAGCCAGAGCTTATGGTTTGGAGCTTTTATTACGTAAAAATGAAGGCAGGTTTACAGGATGGATTTCATATACTTTATCGAAAGCAGAGCAAAGAACTTTGGGAGGAAATGCCGGGGGTCCAGGAATAAATAATGGTGATTGGTATAATTCAGCTTTTGATAGAACCCATGATTTTTCAATTACTGGAGCTTACGAGTTAAATGACAAATGGACATTTAGTAGTAATATGGTTTTTCAAACAGGAAGGCCAGTAACGTACCCTAATGGGCAATATCAATATGAAGGACAATCTATAGCTAGTTTTGCTGCTAGAAACTCCGATCGATTACCTGCTTATCACAGATTGGATATTTCAGCAACCTACAAGCCTAACAGAAAACCTGGTAATCGATGGAAAGGAGAATGGGTGTTCGGTATTTATAATGCCTATGGTCGAAAAAATGCAGCTTCAATTTCTTTTACTCAAAATGAAGATTTGGGTATTAATGAGGCAACCAGAACGTCTATTTTTGGCATGATGCCAGCTATAACTTATAACTTTAAATTTTAA